The DNA sequence catcttggttgggacaaacaaaaaaggaaagtgagtcaatctttaatgagacggagggagcagTTGGCTCCTTTTTTTCAGACAAATTATTTAGGAGAATGGGACTATTTACATCCCACATATATGTCGAATGATATGAACCAAAaggaagtaataaatagatagaaaatTCCCCTgtaaaaaaggaataagtttttcttttatttgatgCCATCTACATATTTaccttattattttcattaatctTTTATCATTAAACTCTTCTTGAATACGTATTACACTTTCTCCAAGTAATGTCTTGAATTCTTGGACTTGCAGTGACTTGGAACATAAACTTTACCAAGATCAAGCATTTAGTGGAatttaaggaaaataaaacagattagtCAAATTGATTTGATGTAATGCTACACAACGAATTCTCTCTATCAAACAAACGactagaaaatatttttcaaactatACAATTTCTTCtggaaaaaaagagaagaaaaagagaaaaaaaagaactcaCTGCTCCGATATCAACATCTCTCAAGACAATTCAACcttataatcaaataagatGATAATATACACACGGCGAGCAAAGAACAAGGGGTCGAGTTAGATACACACACAACGTGCAAAGAACATGGTTTAGAGACACAAAACCGAGCTTCGTTCACATTTCTATAGCTATTACTTTTGCCATAGAAGAAAACATAAGTTCCAATCCTAGGAAATAATAGGCAacctaactcatcatttagaACTGGGTTGCGTTAGATGGACACATGGCGGGCAAAGAATGAGGGTTTAGAGACACAAAACCGAGCTTCGTTCACATTTCTATAGCTATAACTTTTGTCATAGAAGAAAACCTAAGGTTCAATCCTTCCACATTCTAGGAAAAATAGGCAacctaactcatcatttagtGTCTGAATTTTATGATATGTATGTCATCTCATTTGAAACTCAACTTCAAAGGCAAACACTTTAAATAGAAAAGCATTACATCAATCATCTATATAGGGGTCAAATCAAGAACTAGTTTATAACTGAGGATGTTAACGAGAGAGAAGCTAGGCCGACTGCATAAAAACCATACCGATAAAAGCAGTTTCATGTAAACGCAAAAAAGAATTCACACAGAGGAACATCTTCATGTAAAATTAGAGGAGATCCGGTCAAAATTGCAGAAACATATGTTTTTTGCCATGGATATATGTCTGCTTGAAAAGAGGGGTAATCCTTGTGACATACCGGGATAACCTTATTTCACACCTGAAGGCTGAAACTTCACGGGAGAGTTTTGCATGAGTTCATGCGGAGAAAGGAGGAGAGCTACAGCTGTAAATATGGAACCTCACAAGTTCTTGAAAGCAGTATCACGAGACCGGTCATGAGGGTTCAACCTTGCTAGCAATGCCTTGTTATCACAATGCTCTTCATCGATGTAGTAGAAATTGCCATTAGCCTTGAATGATACATATGGCCTCTGGGTCTCTGCAGGTCGGATATCTGCAAACATGATGGTCCTTGTTAAATATGTGCCCAGCCACGACATCATGTCGACCTCGAAGCTGTCAGAGCCAGGCTGCCATCTGAGTCTGTGGACATAAGGGCTCACAAACCAGTGAAGGGCACCAGTGGTTGAAGCACTTAAGAATATGACCGAAGATGCAACTGCGCCCTTTAGAATCACATTCGAGGCTTCAGATGTCATTAATGTGACGATGGGGCCTAGTGACACTGAGAGGCAGCAGGTTGAGAGTGAGAGGAGCTTCACTTTCTTGATTGTATTTGATATAGGACCGTTGTAAACAACCTCATAGTTCTTGATATTACTTCCCTCTTCTCCCCTGTTTTCATGCCCAATACTAATCTTGTTCCTGTCTGCTACTGCAGCTGATCGAGATATAAATCGTCTCTGTACGGAAGAAAACAGCACTGCAGAGTTGGCATTGGTTTTGGAGCATAGTGTATTGGCCCACGGACCAACCCTAGGGAGGTGGTTGCCTGATGCAAAGAACAACAGTATAAATTACAACGATAAAGAAACCTAGTTTTGCAATGTCGAATTACCAAGTTTAGCCAGATAGCAACGACCAAGCAGTATCAGCTTGGATTAAATTGTAAGATTATATGAATATAAGGAGCTAGTCCTAAAACGCATGCTCGCTTCCaactactattttcatttagtcTGAATATGACTCCCCATTTTCAGCTGCAAGTTTTTGCTACCTATACATCTTAAGACAAAGTAAGGTCCCATAAGGAAGCAGCAATAGAGACGTTGACATAAATACGCGTATAATGAGCAGGCGAGACACATCGCAGAGTTGGGGAGAGACTATTAGAAAAACACTACCTCACAGGAGAAGCAAATTTCAGCTAATCTATATACAATCATCCTCGAGCACAACGGAAATGGGTTCAACACATGAATACGCATAAAATGACCATGACAGACACACACAGCAGAGAGTTGGAGAGAAACGATGGAAAAACTCTAAGATCACAGCATAAGTAATAATTCAGttaacatatatacatatctaGTACAACTGAATCAGGCTCTACGTGATACAGAAACGCGTTGTTAGGTTACGTTTAATGCACATTCAAACAATTCGATGCTTGATCTcatgaaaacataaaaatggGAACTAACTCGATGCAAACTGTCAATATCTCTCCAACTATTATGGTGACAACTAACTTGATCACTACTTGACTGGGGAAAAACTAGTCTTTAACACCAACTCACTGCCAAAAATACTATGAATTCCTCCTAAAGTTCTATTTGGGGGAAACAAGTGATTAAATATGGATTCTTAACTGGCCAAACCCACTcagattttgaaaattgtgTATCTGATTCAAAGAAAAGGCGAGCCCCAATATCCCTATTTTTGTTCCTTACTGCAACGACCCCAATTTCTGCCCAATTTTACATTTCTAATTTCCAGATATAAAAGAGCTAGAATCATTCTCCTATTCTCTTCGACATAAATTATCGAAAGAACGACACACAATTAGccggagaaaataaaattcagctgaaaaattatatactacgaACAGTAGAGAATCAGAGATGAAATCAAGTAAGCTACAATATGGAGAGtttgaaaaatcatgaatgACTGAGATAGAGAACCTGAATAGAAGGTTTTAGACTGAGATCTAAGCAAACGGAACATTGCAGCTCTCGCCATTTTCCTCCTCGAGCTAGAAATTATGCTTCCGATTTCAGTAGTATAAAACCCTTTGATAGAATGCGagggttttatttttatatatatagtgtatGTTAGCGAGGATTCTACCATCAATGGGCATTTGGTCTAGTGGTATGATTCTCGCTTAGGGTGCGAGAGGTCCCGAGTTCAATTCTCGGAATGccccttttttttgtttctctctcttgggCTTTACTCTCCTCTCTCTCGTTTTACACCTTTGTCTCTAGGGTTTATATTGGGCTTtactctcctctctctctagaattGACATTGCCATATTGGGATTTCCTAAAATTGTgaggttttattttacaatcagCGGCAGCTATATCGCAGCGGAGAATTtacaaagaaattaaaatatttaatttgcaaaaaCCTTCACTTTTGGGTATCATCTGAATTGGGGGATATCATCGTCTTGATTTCGAGTACTTGTATTGGTGGAggtgatttttttattccaatttatGTTGTTCAATTTGAATGATTGTTGCTTAGCGGTTATGGTGTTGCGGTTGAGTGTATGTAgtcttgtttttttattggttAAATTAGGGGTCTTGGATGTGAAAGGAATTCAATGAGGATTACATCTGATGGAGCTAGCTAGTGTGTAAATCAACATAGAATTTTGCCTTTTATGATTACTAGTGTATAGAAATTGATGGTTAAACTCAAGAGCACACATTTTGAGCTTTTTGTGTGATAACGTTTGTAAATGTTGAATTTAGGGCTCCTTATCTTCAACTGCGTTCATGGAAGTGAATTGCTAATGTAGTATATTTGCTCGGTGATGTTTCTCCGTCAAGGGGAGCCCTTTAgcttttatttatctttatttttattttttgagctGGGGAGTGTGGATGGGCATTGAATCCCGGCCTTACCTATACGAGACTGGGTTTCACCGTTTAGCATTGTAACATGAAAGATGGGTTATTGAATAACTTTGTGATTCTGTGTTGTGGTTGAGTCCATCTGTATTGATAAACATTTTCAGTGCAGAATGGAAAATGGAGAGCATTTGCAGAGAGAATCGATGGAGGAAATCGTTGCTATATATTCAGATTTCATGATGAGGTTTGATTCAACTCTTTTGCACTTGAGATTTCAGTTGCTAATTGTATTTATGGTCATCTTTTGGGTGTGAGCCTCACCCATTGCCTTTCTTCGATGCTAGGATCGCACAATTTGATGAACTAGTGCCCGTGGGTAGCCGGTTTCTTGTCAGCTTTCAGCAAGCTCTTGGTGAGTGAATCTTCCTGAGTAGCAATTGGAGAGTCGGACAGATTGATTCCGAtcatgtaataattaattgatgaatgatCTTAGATGATAAGCAAAAATTATCTGGGCAGGGTTCTTAAGACGGCCTCCAATTGATACGACTTCTGCATTGGTGGAGCGCATTCTCAATGCTCACAGAACGAGAAGGGTTCAGTCTTATTTTCAAGCTGGATGTGCCAACAATCATGACCGGGTACAAAATGTGAGGAAGTGTAAGTCTGTTACAGCATTCATCTGGTATATAGAACTAAATATGGTCCATCGTAATTCATGAGTGAAGATGAACGCTACTGGAAATCTGgcattttttatatgtatgtgCCAACaatctacatataaaattacCTTCTCATCCCTCTCTCTTTCCGAAGGTCCTTTTTTGTTCTGTGCTAGGACTAAACATCGATATTCTTATGTGGTTACAATCATGATAGACTTGTTGGTGTTATGGAGTGAAGAGAGCAACAACGAGATGTGTGTTCATTGCTATTTCGTGCTGTTTCTGTTAGTGTCAATTGAGTGGTCGGGATACACATAACAGCATGCATGTTCACGATTCAATCTTAAAAACTGCTCTCTCTATAGATTCTTGTTGTTTTGTAGTAATTGCCAGTGTTGCGATTGCTTTGTTTTTGCGACTCAATCTTGTTGGTTCTACTGTTTTCCTCGATAATTTGTGAATATCTTGCAGAAGTGCATACAAGCCATCTTGGACTTCAAGACTACATAAGTAAAGGTAGCTCtttctcatattttctttattcccCGGAATCTCTTTTGATATAGAACTGTTATAAAATCTCAAATCTGCACGATTACTTTTCTTTGCGACTTTCGTGTATCTGCAAGGTCGtctatacttatttttttatggttttctGAGTTTAGCTAATTGTTGAAACTGAATATGATGCTGCAGCTAAAGTTGTTGTCGATGAACTCAAATCCTTTCTGGGAAATGCAGCAACCGTCGTGCAAACTTCAAACGATAACAATAGAAAAGATAGTAGTTTCAACTCAGATTTATGTATTGCTGCATCTGAGCAAACTGCAACCgagaaagatgaagaagatattAGTTTCTACTTGAATTCATTTATTACTTCGACTGAGCAAGATCAGGGAAGACCTGATCTTGAAGACTATGGTAGCATGATGGCTATCATATACAGTATGGTGAAACAAGACTACACAATGCAGGTAGACGTCCTTCGCCTTTTGCTGGCCACAAAAATCACTAGGCGTTTGTTGACCTATCGTGCTTTGCAGGACCAAATAGTCTCCTCCCTCAACCTCAAGTCTCCACAAGAAGAACTGGAGACCTATTGCCAGATGTGGTCTCTGCGGCCGTTTGTAGATGATGACATGGTGCGTAGAGCTTGGAATCTCGTCCCCGGGCGCTGATGATTTCCTGCTCATTAGTGTGGAGACTCTTCTTTTTGTGGAGAAAGTGAagatcttcattttcttccctTGCTCCTCACTTTTAGTTTGGACTTGTATGACTATTTAGTAGATTTAAAAGTATTgttttgaatgaatttatGACATACTCCAATTTGAAACATCAATAGAATTAGAAACTATGAAAGAGACCTAAATATTTGGTTAATAACGTGGATTGTGTATCCTATTACTATGAATGGAAATTGCCAATGTTTTTGTAGTGTATTATCGACGACGTACATTTCTGCAACGGAAAAAGCTCTTGTCGTTTGGTCtcatttagggtttagaaaaaaaaaatagttggaACGACTATTGTACAAAATTAATTCTGTAGTATTCAAAACGGTTGAAAAATGgccaaaattagaatttttttttgaatatttgaattttaaaattaattaagtcaaacACACATCACGGTATTGGCCAGACTCGCTGCATGTAGCAAGATACACTGCCCATCACACACATTCATATGCCACCACATCGAGTTGGTCCGTCTGTGCACGCGTGTTGATGTAGGGGTGTGCGTGGACTCGTCATTGGCGAtgcttttaatttatcataatatgAGGAGAGTCGTTGGAAcgactatttttttcaaaaaaaatattcgaAATACTCAAAAAAcgaataaaattagaaaaaaataataacaacaaatcgagttttttcttttaaaattattaagcCAAACGCGTGATGCACGAACTGCCACACACATCATATGCCACGCACGCCAAGCCGACAACTTCTACGCGGTTCGCCCTCCATGCACGAAGGTTAGGGCATTGCGTTGAGTCAGTGCATAATTAATGCCCTTAGTTAATCgtaagtttaattttatcaagtaCTATAGTACTTattaagttgatttttttacaatatttgtaagataaaattcattatttatttatgaaaaaatcaaattttatttgcacAATTGAAAAGtgttattataaaagtaattgtATTTATGAAAATCATTAAGTACTACTATGATTCATGCATATAATAATACATCTCTTTGGGCAAAAGTAAATTAAGTTTGCTATAATACAATAGATGGATTATCAATTGAATACaatttgacatttcaataAAACAGTCAATTATTAATCTAtagttatataaatattgaaaaagtatTGATAAAATCTTAAAGTTTGATAAATATGTTTACTAATTGACAGTACCAAGATTTATACACAgtgtataataatattgctATCCAAACTATAATTCCCCAAAAACAGCCGCCATCGCCGCCGCCGGCGATGAAACGTTGAATAAGTGGAAGAAGGCAAGGCGGATCTCGTCGAAGAGGCCGGCGCAATAGCAGATTCATCTTTCTACACACACAACCACTCCAAATATCTAAGCCACGGTAGCTCCAATTTGTTCACTTATTTCGAATTTAAATTTCTCGAATTGTGATCAGCAATCGAATGGTAAACTGTATAACTGGAAATTCGGCATCGTACATGTGCTTgttcatttgtttttaatgaATGAAATCCAGCTCGGTTCGTTTATCTTAGTAAAATCAACTTTTTTCGAATCTGTGTAGGCTAATTCAAGCTTTGTGTGATGTATTTTGCAATCATGTGGtaaattattatgcattactCGTTGTATAGGAAATCAGCATTGTCTTATCGTGCTTACCTATGATTGAGCTAATGATCTtcgtaaatttaataaattttattcggTTCTGAGCTGAATTTAGCTTGGTTTGTTGCAATTGGAGTACTTCTGATGTTTGAGCGTTGATTCGGGAGTAAAACTGAAGGGGCTTATGAGTGTCTTTAATGGATTTCTGTAGcaaattttgaagaaccaTTTTTTGTAACTTAAAATTAGGATGGGATTAAAGTATCTTGTTTGCAGTGTTAAATTGGTAATCGGAACTAAACTTAGTTCATTTGCTTAGATGGATCTGGTGAATGCATCAATGAATGGCGCAACCAACGTAGAAGATATGGCTACGGTTGATGAGCTGTTCGCGAAGGTTGAGCAAGTAAGCATTCTCGTTCAGTTTATGATGAACTGAGTACTCAGCCTACATGATGCAATGATGTCGTTTTATTGTATATTCATACTATGAAATTTTAGatgtttttagtaaaagtaGATTAAAATGGCACTCATATATGTTTTTAAGATCTTAGCTAGAGCCAACTCGTTTATTACCTTTATTACCTGCTGGCCTATATTCTTTTCCGCAGAATGCAGAATTCAATTGCTTCACTTGCTCAGTCTAATGCCACAACCGTTATATGTGTTGCATGCGTATTCTCAAGCCATAGTTTGCTTGTCTTAAGCTATTCTCCATCTTGCAGCTTGAGCAAAGAGTAAATGAAGTTGAACAGTTTTACTCAAGTGCAACTACAAAGCAACCAAGCACTTCCAGAAACACTTCGAAAGTAAAGgagaaggaaaaggaaaaggagaaGCATGTTTATAGCATGAAAAGACTACAACAGGATGCTTCACGTAGAGAAGCTGCTGCTGCTAAGAGAATGCAAGACCTTATGCGCCAGTTTGGAAGTGTATTTCGTCAGGCAAGTCGCTTGAGTTAAGTTACTGAACAGTGTCATGATATGACATGCAATGGGATTTTCACTACAGCTTCCAGCTTCTGCTAGAATATACTCCTGGTTTATGTGCCTAGTAAATTTAAAGAACCTTTTTTGTGCtgctatttatttttccaaactCATTTCCATATAAACAATATGATTTATGGGATAGAAAAGATTTATCATGTGCCTTTTCTAGTGTTTAGATCACGGGGCTGCAGAAGTTGGCTTGGCCCTTTATGCACCCAGTAGATGTTGCAGGACTTGCGTTGAATGATTACTATAAGGTAAAGCCTCCTAGATTCtttactcaaaaaaaaaaaatgcaagtGAAAGATATACATTGATGCTAGTTTACAAGGTTTGTAGCTATTGATCTTGCCTTCTCAACTCAGTTAGAAACTTCAAACTTGTAtattgtgtatatttttatttcctaaatCGCAGATATGAACACAATCACTCAGAAAGTAAAACAAGGACTTACATACTTCAAAGATCATGTACAATGGTCCATGGGTCAAGGATTTGCTTACTGCGTTAGTACATTACAAGTCTGGAAAGCTTGAGAATTTCTTTAGAATGGATTCTAGAAGCATCTGATTAAGCACATATTGATTATATTAAACCAGCATCTATGGTGATTTTATGACAGTACTAGAATGACTTCACAGTTGATAATTGTGCAAAGTAGTTCTTCCGTGCAAGTTAACCATTGAGACGTAATTTAGCTTTCTCAGAATTGAATTTCTACCATAGGTTTTGTGCCAGTATGGGAAGCAGCTCTGCATATTATTATTGAATGTTCAAATTATGATACACCTACGTCCACTCTTCACCCATTTggaaattttgtaaatattttataggaGTTAACATTTACAATCAGTGCCTTATATGTCTCATTTTATACCTGGAGTGATCTTCATGTTTCAGATCATTGACAGACCAATGGATTTCAGTACTATAAAAAACCAAATGGAAACCAATGATGGTACTGGATACAAGCATGTTCGCGAGATATGTGCTGATGTGCGATTggtttttaaaaatgcaatgaAGTACAATGATGAAAAGAGTGAAGTTCATAAAAAGGCAGTGCGATTACTAGAAATTTTTGAGGAGAAGTGGCTAAAGTTTTTGCCAAAAGTTACAGAAGAGGTAATTCTGGGGTACTTTCAGGCCCCAACATAGACCTTCACATTAGCTGGTCATCCTAATATTCCAAAAGCAACTTATACTTGTAATGTATTTGAGATCTATTGATCGTACATCTGTATTTTAGGAAGAAAGACGAGAACAGGAGGAAGCTGAAGCAAAAGCAAACATGCAGCTTGCTCTGGAGGCTTTTCATGCGAAGCTGGCCAGGGAAATAAGTACTGAGGtaagataaatttttaattttttagcaCATGAATAAAAGAGATTTTGTGGAATCATGTAGATGTTAGATGTTCGTGATCATTAATGTGCAATTTTCCTAAATGTGTTTCAGCTTTATGACATTGATATGCATATAGACGAGCTCCGAGAAATGGTTGTTAAACAGTGCAGGTTAGTAAATGTGGATGCTTGTTGAGTATATTTTTGGACTGCTTTCTAACTCGTCCATTGAGACTAAGCAACACACTCATCTACAAGGATCTATACTAAAGTTGCTTTATACTTGtaaaccccccccccccccccccaaacaCCCCCTACCAATTCAACCTTTTTCGAGTTCATCCTGGCATAGACATTGAAGGAGAACAATAATAGGTGTAACTACTAACTATAAAATTTTCCTGTCAGAGATAGTTGGTTCTTCGTCCCTTCTTTATTCCATCCTCGCTTAATATCACAAATAAATCGTCTATAAGAATGTGTCTTGACAtgatttaacttttttttgtctctCAAGCTTTCTGTTCTAATCTTAGCAAAAGGGTTTAAATCggacttgttttattttgttgatagtGTTTATGCATCTGTGCTGCAATTTACAGTTGTCACTCTTCAATCCACTTTCTTGTTTAAAATCGCCTTGCAAAAATGCCATGTAATTTTATCTAACACGTTTCAATGAGCTAATTCCTCCAGGAACATAACCATAATGGAAAAAAGAAAGCTAGGAATTGCTCTCGCCAACTTATCTCCCGAAGATCTCAATAAGGCACTGGAGATCGTAGCTCAAGGTAACCTCGACTTCCAAGCAAATGATGAAGAGGTGGAGCTTGATATCAATGCTcaggtctctctctctctctctctgatcAACACTCTACTTTGTTTTTTGGCACATATAATAACACATCTCTCTCTTCGAGCACAGAGTGAATCAACGCTGTGGAGGTTGAAGTTTTTCGTGAAAGACATACTAAAAGAACAGCCTGGAGGTTCGAGCAAGGATGCCAACAACAATATCTCCTCTCCAAATGCTGCTGACAACTATCATAATATCAGCTCCAAGCATAAGCGCGAGACTTGTGATGCCCTTGCCAAGACTGCCAAGAATAATATCACCTCTCCGACTGGAGGTTCAAGCAAGGATGCCAACAAGAATACCACCTCACCAAAAGCTGCTGACAAGGATCATAACATCATCTCCAAGCGTAAGCGCGGGAGTTGTGATGCTCCGGCCAAGACTGCCAAGAATAATATCACCTCGCCAAATTCTTCTGACAGCGATCAAAACATCATCTACAAGCGTAAGCGCTAAAACTGTGATGCCCTTGCCAAGACTACCAAAAAGGAAGACAGAGCCCTCGTTATAGTGCACATAAACAGAGTAAGTAGAATACAGGCTTTAACTTGAGGATAGATGGACAACCATACATGTAGCAGGTAGCAGAGGGCTAGTTTGGAATTTGAGAGCAGCTGCAGTATCCGACCTATGAAACCTCGCGGTATGGTGAATTCCCATTTCTGCCCTTGTGATGATtccttgaaattttttttcattgattCTTAGGATATTGCAATGACTACAATAAATGACGAGATTTGACTATTTGGATTTGTATCTGTTCTTGATTTGCCCATGatagataaattataaaattacaattcgCACTTAGGTTGAAGTTTGCATTAGGATTTTCTGaggaaattttcaattattgttatttcaaaaaaaattacgtAGCTATCTTCAACATCTACTGACAAATTTCCACAACTCAGGCAATTAACTTATCCTAGATTACGttcaaattcattaaaaataaacgtTGTACATCATTTAGAATTTGACATCAATTAAAACTGAatctaatttgaatttttgaataaaattttaattcaacatCATTAgggaatttttcaaaatataaataactacTACATCTCCATCTCACCATGAATATCGATCTCAATTCAACTCAGCTCGTgttttaaaacaattatagAAAAGTTGATGGAATAAATTAGTAGAGTAGGGGTCTTAGTAGCATATTCCAAATCcttcttaaaaataaagacTTTTAGGATATCACGAGCTTTAAAGCTAAATTGATAGTAATTGAAAGTGTTAATGAATACTAAGACTcgttattatttatagtttaatatggattttttttatgaaaatagaaagttaatgttaaaaaaaagtatttggggtatactccctccgtccccgattaatcgtcattcttttctatttcggtccgtccctcaATAgttgtcacacttcatttttaccataaatggtaagtagatcccacattccactaactcacttaactcacattttattataaaaccaaatataaaaaagtgggtctcacattccactatcattttcaaccaacttttcttaacatttcttagaGCATTTccaatggcggctagcgggCCAGCTAGCCGATTCCCGGGCGCTGGCCGGTCCGCTAGACGACCATTGGGACCGGCGAGCGGTGATTCGGCGAGccatcggctagcccacgctgATTTCCGGGCACTGGCCGATGGGCTAGCCGAtccgctggccgccattgtaggcgcccgatcggctagcgatcGGCCAAcgctattttatttatttatttatttttaatttttgaaactctatatatacgcgatctgcacgtcattttcatttgcaccacttgttttaacgagttttctctctcttttaatttctgtacaagaacAATAATGCGAAATGGAGAACAACAACGACTCTCCTCCAGTGACGAGCGGGTCGCAAACTACCACGGTACCCGTGGGAGGTGGATGAGGTCCGATGGGCGGGTACTAGAACTGCCCAAGGTTTAcagaaccggcggttaaaaccgaaaccgtaaccggcggttatggttccgaaccgaaaccgtgaaaaatatctcaaaccgaaaccgtgaattttagaaccgtggttcggttgAGGTTCCAAatttttcgaaccgaaaccgcgaccgaaccgccggttccggacggttccgaaccgtcggtttcacggttccgaaccgccaatgcaatgataaatttaaacatagttaatccttatattaaaactatacaccattaaataaaaaattatttaatgatcCGGTTTATGaggtttatatttatataagtaaatttcatttttagatttggTAATATCCGTAGAAACAATAATGTGGGACAAAATTTTATagcaaaaataactttataatactatttggtAAAATTGGATTGTAATTTGGAAAACATAAGAGAAAAGataaccaaataaaaataactaaattacaaGATGGAGTCTATGGAGTATGGTTATGgtaataactttataatactatttccgattttattaattaacatagTTTTT is a window from the Salvia hispanica cultivar TCC Black 2014 chromosome 1, UniMelb_Shisp_WGS_1.0, whole genome shotgun sequence genome containing:
- the LOC125201206 gene encoding uncharacterized protein LOC125201206, with amino-acid sequence MARAAMFRLLRSQSKTFYSGNHLPRVGPWANTLCSKTNANSAVLFSSVQRRFISRSAAVADRNKISIGHENRGEEGSNIKNYEVVYNGPISNTIKKVKLLSLSTCCLSVSLGPIVTLMTSEASNVILKGAVASSVIFLSASTTGALHWFVSPYVHRLRWQPGSDSFEVDMMSWLGTYLTRTIMFADIRPAETQRPYVSFKANGNFYYIDEEHCDNKALLARLNPHDRSRDTAFKNL
- the LOC125201207 gene encoding uncharacterized protein LOC125201207, giving the protein MENGEHLQRESMEEIVAIYSDFMMRIAQFDELVPVGSRFLVSFQQALGFLRRPPIDTTSALVERILNAHRTRRVQSYFQAGCANNHDRVQNVRKLHTSHLGLQDYISKAKVVVDELKSFLGNAATVVQTSNDNNRKDSSFNSDLCIAASEQTATEKDEEDISFYLNSFITSTEQDQGRPDLEDYGSMMAIIYSMVKQDYTMQDQIVSSLNLKSPQEELETYCQMWSLRPFVDDDMVRRAWNLVPGR
- the LOC125200739 gene encoding transcription factor GTE6-like; this encodes MDLVNASMNGATNVEDMATVDELFAKVEQLEQRVNEVEQFYSSATTKQPSTSRNTSKVKEKEKEKEKHVYSMKRLQQDASRREAAAAKRMQDLMRQFGSVFRQITGLQKLAWPFMHPVDVAGLALNDYYKIIDRPMDFSTIKNQMETNDGTGYKHVREICADVRLVFKNAMKYNDEKSEVHKKAVRLLEIFEEKWLKFLPKVTEEEERREQEEAEAKANMQLALEAFHAKLAREISTELYDIDMHIDELREMVVKQCRNITIMEKRKLGIALANLSPEDLNKALEIVAQGNLDFQANDEEVELDINAQSESTLWRLKFFVKDILKEQPGGSSKDANNNISSPNAADNYHNISSKHKRETCDALAKTAKNNITSPTGGSSKDANKNTTSPKAADKDHNIISKRKRGSCDAPAKTAKNNITSPNSSDSDQNIIYKRKR